One stretch of Pandoraea oxalativorans DNA includes these proteins:
- a CDS encoding sigma 54-interacting transcriptional regulator, which produces MKRQSGTPDIPDTSLLGNSTAIRTLRAQIERVARTSVSVLILGESGSGKELAARALHAASDRRRAPFVAVPCGAMPAELAESQWFGHERGSFTGAVDQHRGYFEAAHGGTLFLDEIGDMSPAMQVKLLRALESGTLCRVGGSQPVPVNVRVIAATRHNVTEALRSGALREDLLYRLAAFVLHVPALRHRDGDIATLAHAHVDALNARARTSKRLSAPSMRALGAHVWPGNVRELHHVIERAFILSDDVLHVTTDTVTPADPVVHDGTLELPRVITLADAQHHFIAASLAHHENDKPRTARSLGVSLKTLYNRLTTSTGH; this is translated from the coding sequence ATGAAACGTCAGTCCGGCACTCCTGACATACCCGACACTTCGCTGCTCGGCAACTCGACAGCGATTCGTACGTTGCGCGCGCAGATCGAGCGGGTGGCGCGAACGTCTGTCAGTGTCCTGATACTCGGCGAGAGTGGCAGCGGCAAGGAGCTTGCCGCACGCGCATTGCACGCCGCGAGCGATCGTCGTCGCGCGCCGTTCGTTGCCGTCCCCTGCGGGGCGATGCCTGCGGAACTTGCCGAATCGCAGTGGTTCGGGCATGAGCGCGGCAGCTTCACGGGGGCTGTCGATCAGCATCGCGGATACTTCGAAGCGGCGCATGGCGGCACGTTATTCCTCGACGAAATCGGCGATATGTCGCCCGCTATGCAGGTGAAGCTCCTGCGCGCGCTCGAATCCGGCACGCTGTGCCGCGTCGGCGGAAGTCAGCCGGTGCCTGTGAACGTTCGCGTGATTGCGGCGACGCGTCACAACGTTACCGAGGCGCTGCGCAGCGGCGCGTTGCGCGAAGACCTGCTTTACCGGCTCGCCGCGTTCGTGTTGCACGTGCCCGCGCTGCGCCATCGCGACGGGGACATCGCAACGCTCGCGCACGCCCATGTCGACGCACTCAATGCGAGGGCGCGAACATCGAAACGTCTGTCGGCTCCATCGATGCGTGCGCTCGGCGCGCACGTCTGGCCGGGTAACGTGCGCGAACTGCATCACGTGATCGAGCGCGCGTTCATTCTTTCCGACGACGTGCTGCATGTGACAACCGATACGGTGACACCCGCCGATCCCGTCGTCCATGACGGCACGCTGGAATTGCCGCGCGTCATTACGCTGGCCGACGCACAACATCACTTCATCGCGGCGTCGCTGGCCCATCACGAGAACGACAAGCCACGCACCGCACGCTCGCTGGGTGTCAGCCTGAAAACGCTCTACAACCGGCTGACGACATCCACCGGGCACTGA
- a CDS encoding DUF4142 domain-containing protein, with amino-acid sequence MYSRITKVHSAWVLSAALMASPFAIAQELPKGEPGQGGGTDQASPTAGVEVTQAAPKPTRAAQPGAGIDVEFVDKAQKAGKAEVQASQVAVQRSNNPAVKRFAQQMVTDHSKANEALRQLGAKKGVSVPNDAAVDPDIEALKNKKGREFDVAYMALAGPEAHEKAVTLFQTESEKGQDPDLKAFATKTLPTLRHHLSEAREVSAKVEMGK; translated from the coding sequence ATGTATTCACGAATTACGAAAGTGCATAGCGCTTGGGTGCTGAGCGCTGCGCTCATGGCGAGCCCGTTCGCCATTGCGCAGGAACTGCCGAAGGGCGAACCGGGGCAGGGTGGTGGCACCGATCAGGCGTCGCCCACTGCTGGGGTCGAGGTGACCCAAGCGGCGCCGAAGCCCACGCGCGCGGCACAACCCGGCGCGGGCATCGACGTCGAATTCGTCGACAAGGCCCAAAAGGCAGGCAAGGCCGAAGTGCAGGCGAGTCAGGTGGCGGTGCAACGCTCCAACAATCCCGCCGTCAAGCGCTTCGCCCAGCAAATGGTGACGGATCACAGCAAGGCGAACGAAGCGTTGCGGCAGTTGGGCGCGAAAAAGGGCGTGAGTGTTCCGAACGACGCCGCCGTCGATCCGGATATCGAAGCGCTCAAGAACAAGAAGGGGCGCGAGTTCGATGTGGCCTACATGGCGCTCGCCGGTCCGGAAGCTCATGAGAAGGCCGTCACCCTCTTCCAGACCGAGTCGGAGAAGGGGCAGGATCCCGATCTGAAGGCCTTCGCCACGAAGACGCTGCCGACGCTTCGTCATCACCTGAGCGAAGCCCGGGAGGTGTCCGCCAAGGTCGAAATGGGGAAGTAA
- a CDS encoding BON domain-containing protein, with amino-acid sequence MQRRYAPRDNERQLQGGGQRSQYRRDFDEDAMQRDFSAYDQEDEYGTQSSRERGERGERGEWQADWSEAGRARVDDPRNERNQRYGNSGNSGYPRYGDTRDTYGRSQGGQNRDAYGARSGSGGERGYGRSYGRDYGRDYEDAFMGEYGGDYGGDFSTHYGRDYGRDYGRDYDRDYGSRVSQGGGRRQSYGGPSMQRGPQGWESQAQQRGYGNYGSQGGQGGQGGQGGASMAMRDRQGPKGYSRSDERIREDVCERLCMAHELEVHDVSVQVKDGRVDLQGSVPERWMKHAIEDCAEQCFGVQDVENRIRTQSSHADQPQGGTGSGTSASQRTSGQTGTVGTPGAHTTSSAAGSTGSSSGTSGTGSDAGKRH; translated from the coding sequence ATGCAACGACGATACGCACCGCGCGATAACGAGCGGCAATTGCAAGGTGGCGGACAGCGCAGCCAATACCGCCGCGATTTCGACGAGGATGCCATGCAGCGCGACTTCTCCGCGTACGACCAGGAAGACGAGTACGGGACGCAGTCTTCGCGCGAGCGTGGCGAACGGGGAGAACGAGGGGAGTGGCAAGCCGACTGGAGCGAAGCAGGCCGTGCGCGCGTCGACGATCCGCGCAATGAGCGGAACCAACGCTACGGCAACAGCGGCAATAGCGGCTATCCGCGCTATGGCGACACTCGCGACACCTACGGCCGTTCGCAAGGCGGGCAAAACCGCGATGCCTACGGGGCACGCAGTGGTTCGGGCGGCGAGCGCGGCTATGGACGCAGCTACGGTCGGGACTACGGTCGAGATTACGAGGACGCTTTCATGGGCGAATACGGCGGCGACTACGGTGGCGACTTCAGCACCCACTATGGCCGTGACTATGGTCGGGATTACGGGCGCGACTATGACCGCGATTACGGCAGCCGTGTGTCGCAGGGCGGCGGACGTCGTCAGAGCTACGGCGGGCCGTCGATGCAGCGCGGGCCGCAAGGCTGGGAATCGCAGGCGCAGCAGCGGGGCTACGGCAACTACGGAAGCCAAGGCGGTCAGGGTGGTCAGGGCGGTCAGGGCGGCGCGTCGATGGCCATGCGTGATCGTCAAGGTCCGAAGGGCTACAGCCGCTCGGACGAACGCATTCGTGAGGACGTCTGCGAACGCCTTTGCATGGCGCACGAGCTGGAGGTCCATGACGTCAGCGTGCAGGTAAAGGATGGTCGCGTCGATTTGCAGGGTAGCGTGCCGGAGCGTTGGATGAAGCACGCCATCGAAGACTGCGCAGAGCAGTGCTTCGGTGTGCAGGACGTCGAAAACCGCATTCGTACGCAGTCGTCGCACGCCGACCAGCCACAGGGTGGCACCGGCTCGGGCACCTCGGCGTCCCAACGGACGTCGGGGCAGACAGGTACGGTCGGCACGCCCGGCGCGCACACAACGTCGAGCGCAGCAGGCTCGACCGGCTCATCGTCGGGGACGTCCGGCACGGGCAGCGACGCAGGCAAGCGCCACTAA
- a CDS encoding sigma-54-dependent transcriptional regulator has protein sequence MSVFSDASRHAAERSPILLVGADTATRDALSALCHAVCPPTFPPPAWAGTLAEADARLSLAPPSLVMTDVDMPDGSGFDVLDGWANRRDLDVVMCTARPGWESAVQALRRGASDYLVLPGDRQRAGEWIAKASENVVANEAFLGAAAASDVGASTTEAFAALLGKSAAMQRVFDALSRVAPTDAAVLLTGESGTGKELAARAVHDLSERREGPFLAVNCGAIAPNLVESEVFGHDRGSFTGAERRHRGFFERAHGGTLFLDEVAEMPLASQVNLLRVLETGRLMRLGGTEEIAVDVRIVAATNVSPEAAMRAGKLRPDLYHRLNVFPVTMPPLREREDDVTLLAQTMLDEANARDGRAMRFAPHVLTALRRHDWPGNVRELRNFVQRVRILSATSVIDALPPPIFDELARFPVRDDRTTIALDAPLADLDRQVILGALSQCGGVKAQAARQLGISLKTLYARLAQMQA, from the coding sequence ATGTCAGTCTTTTCTGACGCGTCACGCCATGCTGCCGAGCGGTCGCCCATTTTGTTGGTCGGCGCGGATACGGCGACGCGCGATGCGTTGTCCGCCCTGTGTCATGCCGTCTGCCCGCCGACGTTTCCGCCGCCCGCGTGGGCCGGTACGTTGGCCGAGGCCGATGCGCGTCTTTCGCTTGCGCCGCCTTCGCTCGTGATGACCGATGTCGACATGCCGGACGGCTCCGGCTTCGACGTGCTCGACGGCTGGGCGAATCGCCGCGATCTCGACGTGGTGATGTGCACGGCGCGTCCTGGCTGGGAGAGCGCCGTGCAGGCGCTGCGTCGGGGCGCGAGCGACTATCTCGTGCTGCCGGGGGACCGGCAGCGCGCGGGCGAGTGGATCGCGAAGGCGTCGGAGAATGTCGTTGCAAACGAGGCATTCCTTGGCGCTGCGGCGGCTTCGGACGTCGGTGCGTCGACCACCGAAGCATTCGCCGCATTGCTCGGCAAGTCCGCCGCGATGCAGCGTGTCTTCGATGCGCTCTCACGCGTTGCACCTACCGATGCCGCCGTGCTGCTCACCGGGGAATCCGGCACCGGTAAGGAGCTGGCGGCGCGCGCAGTGCACGATCTCAGCGAGCGCCGGGAGGGGCCCTTCCTTGCCGTGAACTGCGGTGCAATCGCACCGAACCTCGTCGAGAGTGAGGTGTTCGGTCACGACCGTGGCAGCTTCACGGGGGCCGAGCGCCGACATCGCGGCTTCTTCGAACGCGCGCACGGCGGCACGCTGTTTCTGGACGAAGTCGCCGAGATGCCGCTCGCGTCGCAAGTCAATCTGTTGCGCGTACTGGAGACTGGCAGGCTCATGCGCCTGGGGGGCACGGAGGAAATTGCGGTGGACGTACGCATCGTCGCCGCCACGAATGTGTCGCCCGAAGCTGCCATGCGCGCGGGCAAGCTGCGCCCGGACCTCTACCATCGGTTGAACGTCTTTCCCGTCACCATGCCGCCGTTGCGCGAGCGTGAAGACGACGTGACGTTGCTCGCGCAAACGATGCTCGATGAGGCCAATGCGCGCGATGGCCGCGCAATGCGATTCGCGCCCCATGTACTGACAGCGTTGCGACGGCACGACTGGCCGGGCAATGTGCGTGAGTTGCGCAACTTCGTTCAACGCGTTCGCATTCTGAGTGCGACGTCCGTGATCGATGCTCTGCCGCCGCCGATCTTCGACGAACTCGCCCGTTTTCCGGTGCGCGACGACCGCACGACCATCGCGCTCGACGCGCCGCTGGCCGACCTCGACCGTCAGGTCATTCTCGGCGCGCTTTCGCAATGCGGCGGTGTCAAGGCACAGGCGGCGAGACAGCTCGGCATCAGTCTGAAAACGCTGTACGCGCGGCTCGCGCAAATGCAGGCATAG
- a CDS encoding VTT domain-containing protein, with translation MRMLVDGEQYFSALREALLAARHTVFILGWDIDSRMQLASNGPDDGFPPGLRDFLDALVRRRKTLRIYCLSWDFAMLYALEREWLPSVKLDWKTHRRLSFRLDGRHPTAASHHQKVVVIDQRVAFVGGLDLTRNRWDTPAHAPDDPGRKDPSGHAYPPFHDVQAMVDGQAAYALAELAEDRWHRATGVHVDLRMRTQRDAPYAPLDPWPVSVAPDLTDVDVAISRTAPAFEGRPAVQEIQSLYLDAIASARRRLYLENQYFTAKCIGDALIERLASPDCPDVAVVSRRAETGWLQEQSMGVLRARLHRRLREADPQGRFRLYCPEVPGIAPACVNVHSKVMVVDDALLVIGSANLNNRSMALDTECNLCVAANGDARIAAGIARARNRLLAEHLGVSEAAMASALSRDKGLHEAIDVLHRDGERTLSAFTPALKDADDAASPGAVVLDPMEPIDFENVMGTFIETEARPRLAGRIVALVLLLLGLAGLALAWRYTPLREWADLPRVLRVVERIRLLPLAPLVIMAVYLLGTLVMVPVTVLIIVTVVVFGPFAGAAYALAGTSLGAVAGYGVGRTLGRDAVQRFGGERLNALSRQIGNHGLLAMVVMRLMPIAPFTLVNLVVGASRIRLRDCLLGTVIGMLPGILIAAALVDRVAALAQRPSGWTAALLVAVLVLPGMGVVALRRRIRGIGGEASEDGRSSRRSGDDESARPAFHEVSSPRIETISREMSVASYNVHGCVGTDGVHSPDRIAQVLDEIDADIVALQEIEASATEVGTLARLAAARDMHFIPGPTLRRSGQDYGNAIMTRFTPVAVRHIDLSVAGREPRAAIDVTLAWEDAHGRETQLRVIATHLGLRPGERREQVQRLLECLANQPGAATVLVGDVNEWCLWGRPLRWLHRFFERAPHVATFPSRWPILALDRIWTSPRAHLGTVRSHATPLARRASDHLPLVSVLRITVPVPQRASARRDLETATQAVAAVVGGR, from the coding sequence ATGCGCATGCTGGTGGATGGCGAGCAGTACTTCAGCGCGCTGCGTGAAGCGCTGCTGGCCGCGCGTCACACCGTGTTCATTCTCGGTTGGGACATCGACAGCCGGATGCAACTCGCGTCTAATGGGCCGGACGACGGATTTCCGCCTGGGCTACGTGACTTCCTCGACGCGCTTGTGCGCCGCCGCAAGACACTGCGCATCTACTGTCTCAGTTGGGATTTCGCGATGCTCTACGCGCTGGAGCGCGAGTGGCTGCCGTCGGTCAAGCTCGACTGGAAGACGCATCGTCGGCTGAGCTTCCGGCTTGACGGCCGCCATCCGACGGCGGCGTCGCATCACCAGAAGGTCGTCGTGATCGACCAGCGGGTGGCGTTCGTGGGCGGCCTCGATCTCACGCGCAATCGCTGGGATACCCCGGCACATGCTCCCGACGACCCCGGTCGCAAGGATCCGTCAGGGCACGCCTATCCGCCGTTTCATGACGTGCAGGCAATGGTGGACGGTCAGGCGGCGTACGCGCTCGCGGAACTCGCCGAAGATCGATGGCATCGCGCGACGGGCGTGCACGTGGACCTTCGCATGCGCACCCAGCGCGACGCCCCTTACGCACCGCTCGATCCGTGGCCGGTATCGGTCGCCCCCGACCTGACGGACGTCGACGTCGCCATATCGCGCACGGCACCGGCGTTCGAGGGCAGGCCAGCGGTGCAGGAGATCCAGTCGCTCTACCTCGATGCCATTGCGAGCGCACGTCGCCGTCTCTATCTCGAGAACCAGTACTTCACGGCCAAGTGCATCGGCGACGCGCTGATCGAGCGTCTTGCGTCGCCCGACTGTCCGGATGTCGCCGTCGTCTCACGCCGCGCAGAAACGGGCTGGTTGCAGGAACAAAGCATGGGCGTGCTGCGTGCCCGGCTCCACCGGCGCTTGCGCGAGGCGGATCCGCAGGGGCGCTTTCGTCTTTACTGTCCTGAGGTGCCGGGCATCGCACCGGCGTGTGTGAACGTCCACAGCAAAGTGATGGTGGTCGACGACGCGTTGCTCGTGATCGGGTCGGCCAACCTCAACAACCGGTCGATGGCGCTCGACACCGAGTGCAATCTGTGCGTCGCTGCCAATGGCGACGCACGGATCGCTGCGGGCATTGCGCGCGCACGTAACCGTCTGCTCGCCGAGCATCTCGGCGTGTCGGAAGCGGCAATGGCCTCGGCGTTGTCGCGAGACAAAGGGCTGCACGAGGCTATCGATGTGTTGCATCGCGACGGTGAGCGAACGCTGTCCGCCTTTACGCCCGCGCTGAAGGACGCCGACGACGCAGCGTCGCCCGGTGCGGTCGTGCTTGACCCGATGGAGCCGATCGATTTCGAGAACGTAATGGGGACGTTTATCGAGACCGAGGCGCGGCCACGACTGGCAGGGCGCATCGTCGCGCTCGTGCTCCTCTTGCTGGGGCTCGCCGGACTTGCATTGGCGTGGCGTTACACGCCGTTGCGCGAGTGGGCCGATCTGCCGCGCGTGTTGCGTGTCGTCGAGCGCATTCGCCTCCTGCCGCTCGCGCCGCTCGTGATCATGGCGGTGTACCTGCTGGGCACGCTGGTCATGGTGCCGGTGACGGTGCTCATTATCGTCACGGTGGTTGTGTTCGGGCCTTTCGCGGGCGCGGCGTACGCGCTGGCAGGAACGTCGCTCGGCGCGGTGGCCGGGTATGGCGTCGGCCGAACGCTGGGGCGCGACGCGGTGCAGCGCTTCGGTGGTGAGCGGCTGAACGCATTGAGCCGCCAGATCGGCAATCACGGACTGCTGGCGATGGTCGTGATGCGTCTGATGCCCATTGCGCCGTTCACGCTCGTGAATCTTGTCGTGGGCGCGTCGCGCATCCGGCTGCGCGATTGTCTGCTGGGTACCGTCATCGGCATGTTGCCGGGCATTCTGATCGCGGCTGCGCTAGTCGACCGGGTTGCGGCGCTGGCACAGCGCCCGAGCGGCTGGACGGCGGCGCTGCTTGTCGCCGTGCTCGTGTTGCCGGGCATGGGCGTGGTGGCGCTACGGCGGCGTATCCGGGGCATCGGCGGTGAGGCGTCGGAAGATGGCCGTTCGTCACGGCGTTCGGGCGACGACGAGTCGGCGCGTCCTGCGTTCCATGAAGTTTCGTCGCCGCGCATTGAAACCATCAGCCGCGAGATGAGCGTGGCGAGCTACAACGTGCACGGATGTGTCGGTACGGACGGCGTTCACTCGCCGGACCGCATCGCGCAGGTGCTCGACGAGATCGACGCGGACATCGTCGCGTTGCAGGAAATCGAAGCCAGCGCAACCGAGGTCGGCACGTTAGCCCGGCTAGCCGCCGCGCGCGACATGCATTTCATTCCGGGACCGACACTCCGGCGCAGCGGTCAGGATTACGGCAACGCCATCATGACGCGCTTCACGCCGGTGGCCGTGCGTCACATCGATCTGAGCGTGGCAGGACGCGAGCCGCGCGCTGCTATCGACGTAACGCTTGCCTGGGAAGACGCACACGGGCGGGAGACGCAATTGCGCGTGATCGCAACGCATCTCGGCTTACGGCCGGGCGAGCGGCGTGAGCAGGTGCAACGCCTGCTGGAATGTCTGGCGAATCAGCCGGGGGCGGCAACGGTGCTCGTGGGGGATGTGAACGAGTGGTGCCTGTGGGGGCGTCCGTTGCGATGGCTGCATCGTTTTTTCGAGCGTGCGCCGCATGTGGCGACCTTCCCGTCACGCTGGCCCATACTCGCCCTTGACCGCATCTGGACGTCGCCCCGCGCGCATCTCGGCACTGTGCGCAGCCATGCGACACCGCTCGCGCGCCGGGCCTCCGATCATCTGCCGTTGGTGTCGGTGTTGCGCATTACTGTGCCGGTGCCGCAGCGCGCCAGTGCGCGCCGCGACCTCGAGACAGCGACGCAAGCCGTGGCCGCTGTGGTGGGCGGCCGCTAG